In the Gossypium raimondii isolate GPD5lz chromosome 9, ASM2569854v1, whole genome shotgun sequence genome, one interval contains:
- the LOC105800842 gene encoding zinc finger protein SHOOT GRAVITROPISM 5 produces MEEQDEKELQLLPTSLTIASPSPTLSHSSSLTYRSTTMMSDQFVGPSSSLDLQLSISLKPVHQHPSNRNDFDRVESLKQRTAEQIRLAAIEKAYAERVRELTKREMEMARSDFARAKHVWKRAREDVEKAEKMKERATLQIDSTCMEITCQSCRQRFKP; encoded by the coding sequence ATGGAAGAGCAAGACGAAAAAGAGCTGCAATTACTCCCCACTTCTCTCACCATTGCTTCACCATCCCCTACGTTATCTCATTCTTCATCGCTAACATACCGGTCGACGACGATGATGAGCGATCAATTCGTAGGGCCGTCATCATCACTTGACTTGCAGCTATCAATCAGTCTGAAGCCAGTCCATCAACATCCATCAAACCGTAACGATTTCGATCGCGTTGAGTCATTGAAACAACGGACGGCGGAGCAAATCCGGTTGGCGGCCATCGAGAAGGCTTACGCGGAGCGAGTTCGGGAGCTCACAAAGAGGGAAATGGAGATGGCTCGGTCCGATTTCGCGAGAGCTAAACATGTTTGGAAAAGAGCAAGGGAAGATGTTGAAAAAGctgagaaaatgaaggaaagagCAACGTTGCAGATAGATTCTACGTGCATGGAGATCACTTGCCAATCTTGTAGGCAAAGGTTCAAGCCTTAA